From a region of the Hemibagrus wyckioides isolate EC202008001 linkage group LG06, SWU_Hwy_1.0, whole genome shotgun sequence genome:
- the tbc1d7 gene encoding TBC1 domain family member 7 → MAEDPQRNFRSAYYEKVGFRGVEEKKSLEILLKDNPLDVEKLSTFSQRFPLPSMYRIHVWKVLLGILPPHSDSHSLVARYRQEQYTDVKEALQAMRFVHAGTPHTELYLRMHQLENQQLPCRSELQQPGEEDEDFLAIARVMEEIVEDPVNCYWLIRCFVNQFHHKFGDSIPHLPKSLEHFLSLEDSRLLSHLKTSGSLAVLPYSLWFRRCFADCLPESSLQRVWDKVISGSCKILVFVAMEILLSYKIKLMGMSQPDAVVNFLSNMPQENTDAIVTKAIELWHKYCGTPMHSV, encoded by the exons ATGGCTGAAGATCCGCAGAGGAACTTCAGGTCAGCGTATTATGAAAAGGTGGGCTTCAGGGGAGTGGAAGAGAAAAAGTCACTTGAAATTCTCCTGAAGGACAATCCACTTG ATGTGGAAAAGCTAAGCACATTCAGCCAGAGGTTTCCATTACCCTCAATGTACAGGATCCATGTATGGAAAGTTCTGCTTG GTATCCTGCCTCCACACAGCGATTCTCACTCTCTGGTAGCCCGTTACAGACAGGAGCAGTATACGGATGTAAAAGAAGCTCTTCAGGCTATGCGATTTGTGCACGCAGGCACGCCTCACACTGAGCTCTACCTTCGCATGCACCAGCTGGAGAACCAGCAGTTGCCTTGTCGGTCAGAGCTCCAACAACCT GGTGAAGAGGATGAAGATTTCTTGGCTATCGCCAGAGTGATGGAGGAAATTGTGGAGGATCCGGTAAACTGCTATTGGCTGATTAGGTGCTTTGTCAACCAGTTTCATCACAAGTTCGGCGATTCCATACCTCACCTG CCCAAGAGTCTGGAGCATTTCCTCTCCCTGGAGGACAGTCGTCTTCTGTCCCATCTAAAAACTTCAGGCAGTCTGGCTGTCCTGCCCTATTCCCTTTGGTTCAGACGCTGTTTCGCAGACTGCCTGCCGGAGTCTAGCCTTCAGAG AGTTTGGGACAAGGTGATCAGCGGCTCGTGTAAAATCCTGGTGTTCGTTGCTATGGAGATATTGCTGAGCTACAAGATCAAGCTCATGGGAATGAGTCAACCAGATGCGGTGGTGAACTTCTTGAGCAat ATGCCGCAGGAGAACACGGACGCCATAGTGACCAAAGCCATAGAACTGTGGCACAAGTACTGCGGGACTCCCATGCACTCTGTTTAA
- the phactr1 gene encoding phosphatase and actin regulator 1 isoform X2, giving the protein MAAPVKEDDVDVDRRPIRRARSKSDTPYLTETRLSYTLQTEGAERLAAMRSDSLVPGTHTPPIRRRSKLASLGRLFKPWKWRKKKSDKFKQTSAVLERKMSTRQSREELIKRGVLKEVDENEEQTVKSELDRLAVISPVSEAQETNGEGSETESSQLSGETEVCLAGLTPKPAPATPPTKGIPLPSNGMDIPLTKPLTLKQPPALPPKPYSRIPNHLTDPLGKFSPPLPPKKVMICEPVPTFQLRYPQPSSMHTHSLTHTHPLQHTTLPLSIHPPSRIIEELNKTLVFTMQRLESSVLQAVPSVQMESEEEKENRDAALHLLPNAHTFNTNTLTPNTRTYIPPTHEEEDDDEEEEEEEEEEDDEEEEDEDDDSLFTSSLALRILRKDSLAIKLSNRPSKRELEDKNILPMLTDQERLECRQQIGTKLTRRLSLRPTAEELEQRNILKPRNEQEELEEKRELKKRLSRKLSQRPTVEELREAKILIRFSDYVEVAEAQDYDRRADKPWTRLTAADKAAIRKELNEFKSTEMEVHELSRHLTRFHRP; this is encoded by the exons ATGGCGGCGCCTGTCAAGGAGGACGATGTTGATGTCGACCGGCGGCCGATCCGGAGAGCTAGATCTAAGAGTGACACCCCCTACCTCACCGAGACCAGGCTCTCATACACCCTACAGACAG AAGGGGCGGAGAGACTCGCCGCAATGCGTTCTGATTCGCTGGTTCCCGGCACTCACACTCCTCCCATTCGTCGGAGAAGTAAGCTAGCGAGCCTGGGTCGACTCTTCAAGCCGTGGAaatggaggaagaagaagagtgaCAAGTTCAAACAGAcctctgcag TCTTAGAGAGAAAGATGTCTACACGGCAAAGCAGAGAGGAGTTGATCAAGAGAGGAGTGCTCAAGGAGGTCGACGAGAACG AGGAACAAACAGTGAAGAGTGAGTTGGACAGACTGGCAGTTATTAGCCCTGTATCTGAGGCGCAGGAAACAAATGGAGAAGGATCAG AAACAGAGTCGTCACAGTTGTCAGGGGAAACAGAGGTGTGTCTAGCAGGCCTCACCCCTAAGCCAGCTCCAGCCACACCCCCTACAAAAGGCATTCCCCTTCCAAGCAATGGCATGGACATCCCCCTGACCAAACCATTAACGCTAAAGCAACCACCTGCCTTACCTCCGAAACCATACAGCAGAATACCCAACCATTTAACAG ACCCTTTAGGAAAATTCTCCCCACCACTTCCCCCCAAAAAAGTGATGATCTGTGAGCCGGTGCCGACTTTCCAGCTCAGATACCCACAGCCCTcatccatgcacacacactccctaacccacacacaccctttgcAGCATACCACTCTCCcgctatccatccatcccccgAGCCGCATCATAGAGGAACTTAACAAAACTCTTGTGTTTACCATGCAAAGACtagagag TTCTGTACTGCAGGCTGTACCGTCAGTGCAAATGGAGagtgaagaggagaaggagaacagAGATGCAGCGCTTCACCTTCTGCCCAATGCCCACACTTTCAACACCAACACGCTGACACCCAACACACGCACGTACATCCCACCCACgcatgaagaagaagacgacgatgaagaggaagaagaagaagaagaagaagaggacgacgaagaagaagaagatgaagatgatgactCTTTATTTACAA GTAGCCTGGCACTGAGGATCCTTAGGAAAGACTCCCTTGCAATAAAATTGAGTAACCGACCATCAAAGAGAGAGCTGGAGGACAAGAACATTCTGCCCATGTTGACTGACCAGGAGAGACTGGAGTGCAGACAGCAAATTGGCACTAAACTCACACG GAGGCTCAGCCTGAGACCAACAGCAGAGGAGCTAGAGCAACGAAATATCCTAAAAC CACGGAATGAGCAGGAGGAActggaagagaagagagagctCAAGAAAAGGCTGTCACGAAAA ttgAGTCAAAGGCCAACAGTTGAAGAATTGAGGGAGGCGAAAATTCTTATCCGGTTCAGTGATTACGTGGAGGTGGCCGAAGCTCAGGACTATGACAGACGGGCGGACAAGCCCTGGACCCGCCTTACTGCTGCAGACAAG gCTGCCATAAGGAAGGAGCTCAACGAGTTCAAAAGCACAGAAATGGAGGTGCACGAATTAAGTCGACATCTAACCAG GTTTCACCGACCATAG
- the phactr1 gene encoding phosphatase and actin regulator 1 isoform X1, whose product MAAPVKEDDVDVDRRPIRRARSKSDTPYLTETRLSYTLQTAEGAERLAAMRSDSLVPGTHTPPIRRRSKLASLGRLFKPWKWRKKKSDKFKQTSAVLERKMSTRQSREELIKRGVLKEVDENEEQTVKSELDRLAVISPVSEAQETNGEGSETESSQLSGETEVCLAGLTPKPAPATPPTKGIPLPSNGMDIPLTKPLTLKQPPALPPKPYSRIPNHLTDPLGKFSPPLPPKKVMICEPVPTFQLRYPQPSSMHTHSLTHTHPLQHTTLPLSIHPPSRIIEELNKTLVFTMQRLESSVLQAVPSVQMESEEEKENRDAALHLLPNAHTFNTNTLTPNTRTYIPPTHEEEDDDEEEEEEEEEEDDEEEEDEDDDSLFTSSLALRILRKDSLAIKLSNRPSKRELEDKNILPMLTDQERLECRQQIGTKLTRRLSLRPTAEELEQRNILKPRNEQEELEEKRELKKRLSRKLSQRPTVEELREAKILIRFSDYVEVAEAQDYDRRADKPWTRLTAADKAAIRKELNEFKSTEMEVHELSRHLTRFHRP is encoded by the exons ATGGCGGCGCCTGTCAAGGAGGACGATGTTGATGTCGACCGGCGGCCGATCCGGAGAGCTAGATCTAAGAGTGACACCCCCTACCTCACCGAGACCAGGCTCTCATACACCCTACAGACAG CAGAAGGGGCGGAGAGACTCGCCGCAATGCGTTCTGATTCGCTGGTTCCCGGCACTCACACTCCTCCCATTCGTCGGAGAAGTAAGCTAGCGAGCCTGGGTCGACTCTTCAAGCCGTGGAaatggaggaagaagaagagtgaCAAGTTCAAACAGAcctctgcag TCTTAGAGAGAAAGATGTCTACACGGCAAAGCAGAGAGGAGTTGATCAAGAGAGGAGTGCTCAAGGAGGTCGACGAGAACG AGGAACAAACAGTGAAGAGTGAGTTGGACAGACTGGCAGTTATTAGCCCTGTATCTGAGGCGCAGGAAACAAATGGAGAAGGATCAG AAACAGAGTCGTCACAGTTGTCAGGGGAAACAGAGGTGTGTCTAGCAGGCCTCACCCCTAAGCCAGCTCCAGCCACACCCCCTACAAAAGGCATTCCCCTTCCAAGCAATGGCATGGACATCCCCCTGACCAAACCATTAACGCTAAAGCAACCACCTGCCTTACCTCCGAAACCATACAGCAGAATACCCAACCATTTAACAG ACCCTTTAGGAAAATTCTCCCCACCACTTCCCCCCAAAAAAGTGATGATCTGTGAGCCGGTGCCGACTTTCCAGCTCAGATACCCACAGCCCTcatccatgcacacacactccctaacccacacacaccctttgcAGCATACCACTCTCCcgctatccatccatcccccgAGCCGCATCATAGAGGAACTTAACAAAACTCTTGTGTTTACCATGCAAAGACtagagag TTCTGTACTGCAGGCTGTACCGTCAGTGCAAATGGAGagtgaagaggagaaggagaacagAGATGCAGCGCTTCACCTTCTGCCCAATGCCCACACTTTCAACACCAACACGCTGACACCCAACACACGCACGTACATCCCACCCACgcatgaagaagaagacgacgatgaagaggaagaagaagaagaagaagaagaggacgacgaagaagaagaagatgaagatgatgactCTTTATTTACAA GTAGCCTGGCACTGAGGATCCTTAGGAAAGACTCCCTTGCAATAAAATTGAGTAACCGACCATCAAAGAGAGAGCTGGAGGACAAGAACATTCTGCCCATGTTGACTGACCAGGAGAGACTGGAGTGCAGACAGCAAATTGGCACTAAACTCACACG GAGGCTCAGCCTGAGACCAACAGCAGAGGAGCTAGAGCAACGAAATATCCTAAAAC CACGGAATGAGCAGGAGGAActggaagagaagagagagctCAAGAAAAGGCTGTCACGAAAA ttgAGTCAAAGGCCAACAGTTGAAGAATTGAGGGAGGCGAAAATTCTTATCCGGTTCAGTGATTACGTGGAGGTGGCCGAAGCTCAGGACTATGACAGACGGGCGGACAAGCCCTGGACCCGCCTTACTGCTGCAGACAAG gCTGCCATAAGGAAGGAGCTCAACGAGTTCAAAAGCACAGAAATGGAGGTGCACGAATTAAGTCGACATCTAACCAG GTTTCACCGACCATAG
- the si:ch211-221n20.8 gene encoding neurogenic locus notch homolog protein 2 has product MGSRAKPLWEVHHYSTGCGVSHDPLSSVSLQLRGKSPYFQDGNSNCGFIANNPELYEQRTGGQRGPRTYGYTSQNQIESTRLLDINISTTDLTSSPTTSLVNDQVPAKGLNFSCAVGYKQKGSAECQDINECEQGDEGPCGYHSNCTNTPGSFVCSCFRGYLMSSTGCQDIDECALAAVTSLQACGRRAVCKNSPGSFHCHCPAGFVLGLDGHNCVDVDECTFEESCRRELGNVCVNTEGSYKCVCQPGFKEDQAACIDVDECVEQEGVCTNQGECENTFGSYKCVCSSGYRGNGTHCTDVNECVSGLHNCNVNARCGNVMGSYFCQCHQGYFGDGHFCYDVDECAISDGLCEHNCANLPGGYSCLCKVGYTLADDLHNCTDVDECRSGNVTCEQLCTNTPGSFLCSCHVGYELHIDRQSCVDIDECKLQNGGCSHICTNTPGGHVCHCPVPLLLDHHSSTCINITSCALRNGGCDQLCSLGAEERVKCSCREGWELDTDQRTCLDTNECVLFNGGCEQVCMNHAGGFNCTCKPGFEPRTDDPTKCQPVCEPSCQNYGVCVAPNTCDCPAGYPGPGCSAMCSPPCAHGGTCMRWNTCLCRPGWTGEGCHTAVCELPCGNGGRCVAPNVCYCPSDYSGPQCLTPLCTPPCLNGGRCVDINTCSCAGAWQGARCQIEPVLCVKPCNNNGECVGLNRCRCSSGFTGDLCETAVTLPCVPPCQHGGTCSPHNTCNCPAGTSGLRCEKLTCPVVTTVVSMARAVRKGFKESYVDRCGPLGVLLCTKYRINQARVYLQAYRVGYKIQCPSKTGI; this is encoded by the exons ATGGGAAGTCGAGCAAAGCCTCTGTGGGAAGTACACCATTACAGTACAGGATGTGGAGTCAGTCACGACCCCCTCAGTAGCGTCTCACTCCAGCTGCGTGGAAAGTCGCCTTATTTCCAG GATGGAAATTCCAACTGTGGTTTTATTGCTAATAATCCAGAGCTGTATGAGCAGCGGACAGGGGGACAACGAGGTCCTCGAACCTACGGATACACAAGCCAG aATCAGATTGAGAGCACCAGACTCCTGGACATCAACATTTCTACCACAG ACCTGACCTCCAGCCCAACTACCAGCCTGGTTAATGATCAAGTACCTGCGAAGGGTCTCAACTTCTCCTGTGCTGTGGGATACAAACAGAAAGGGTCTGCAGAGTGTCAGG ATATAAATGAGTGTGAACAGGGTGATGAAGGACCATGTGGCTACCACAGCAATTGTACTAACACCCCAGGCTCCTTTGTGTGCAGCTGTTTTCGTGGTTATCTGATGAGTTCCACTGGTTGTCAAG ATATAGACGAGTGTGCTTTAGCTGCAGTAACTAGTCTACAGGCATGTGGGCGAAGAGCTGTGTGTAAGAACAGCCCTGGATCCTTCCAttgtcattgtcctgctggattTGTCCTTGGACTTGATGGACACAACTGTGTTG ATGTTGATGAATGTACTTTTGAAGAGAGCTGCAGAAGGGAGCTAGGGAATGTCTGCGTGAACACAGAGGGAAGTTACAAATGTGTATGTCAGCCTGGATTCAAAGAAGACCAGGCAGCCtgcatag atgtagatgagtgtgttgagCAGGAAGGTGTGTGTACTAATCAAGGGGAATGTGAGAACACGTTTGGGagctataagtgtgtgtgttccagcggATACCGCGGCAACGGGACCCACTGCACAG ACGTGAATGAGTGTGTCTCAGGGCTTCATAACTGCAATGTGAACGCTCGCTGTGGAAATGTCATGGGCTCATACTTCTGCCAGTGCCATCAGGGCTACTTCGGAGATGGTCACTTCTGCTACG ATGTAGACGAGTGTGCTATAAGCGACGGCCTCTGTGAGCATAACTGTGCCAACTTACCAGGAGGGTACAGCTGCCTATGCAAAGTAGGATACACACTAGCAGATGATCTACACaactgcacag ACGTAGATGAGTGTAGGAGCGGCAATGTGACGTGTGAGCAACTTTGCACCAACACACCAGGCTCCTTCCTCTGCTCCTGTCATGTGGGATATGAGTtgcacatagacagacaaaGCTGTGTCG ACATCGACGAATGCAAGCTGCAGAATGGGGGTTGTTCGCATATCTGCACCAACACTCCAGGAGGACATGTGTGCCACTGCCCTGTTCCACTTCTGCTGGACCACCACAGCTCCACTTGCATCA ATATCACTTCATGTGCCTTGAGGAACGGCGGCTGTGATCAGTTATGCTCTCTGGGAGCCGAGGAACGTGTTAAGTGTAGCTGCAGAGAGGGTTGGGAGCTAGATACTGACCAAAGAACATGTCTCg ACACTAATGAGTGTGTGCTCTTTAATGGAGGTTGTGAACAAGTGTGTATGAATCATGCAGGTGGTTTTAACTGTACCTGCAAACCTGGGTTCGAACCTCGTACAGATGATCCCACGAAATGCCAAC CTGTGTGTGAACCTTCATGCCAGAattacggtgtgtgtgtcgcACCTAACACCTGTGACTGCCCTGCTGGGTACCCAGGCCCTGGTTGCTCAG CCATGTGCTCTCCACCCTGTGCTCATGGAGGGACGTGTATGCGCTGGAACACGTGTCTGTGTCGTCCTGGCTGGACTGGAGAGGGTTGCCATACAG ctgtgtgtgagctgccgTGTGGAAACGGTGGTCGGTGTGTAGCTCCTAACGTCTGCTATTGTCCGTCTGATTATTCTGGCCCTCAGTGTCTCACTC CGCTTTGTACTCCTCCTTGTCTGAACGGTGGGAGGTGTGTGGATATCAACACCTGTAGCTGTGCAGGAGCTTGGCAGGGAGCTCGCTGTCAGATag AACCAGTGCTATGTGTGAAGCCGTGTAACAACAATGGAGAGTGTGTGGGACTCAACAGGTGTCGATGCTCCTCTGGCTTCACAGGGGATCTCTGTGAAACAG CCGTGACGTTGCCCTGTGTGCCGCCCTGCCAGCATGGAGGCACATGCAGCCCTCATAATACATGCAACTGCCCAGCAGGGACTAGCGGCCTGCGTTGTGAGAAGTT gaCTTGTCCAGTGGTGACCACAGTGGTCAGCATGGCTCGAGCAGTACGAAAAGGATTTAAAGAAAGTTACGTAGATCGCTGTGGACCTCTGGGGGTCCTGCTCTGCACCAAGTACAG GATAAATCAAGCACGCGTGTATCTGCAGGCATACAGAGTAGGATACAAGATCCAGTGTCCGAGTAAAACAGGAATATGA